Part of the Paenibacillus sp. JNUCC32 genome is shown below.
GGCGGCCAATCCAGCTCTTCCTACTAAATCGTTTATTGGAGTATAAGGTTTTCAATGCTTCGGTAGTCATGCCATCTATCAAAAAAATTCACCTATGGGGGAACATCGACGATGAAATTTCTAATCGCCATACTAGGTTTGCTGGTCGTATTCGGTCTTGCGTTCCTTATCAGCAATGATAAGCGCAACATTCGTTATCGCCCGCTGGCCGTCATGATTGTGCTGCAGCTGATCCTTGGATTCGTTCTGCTGAACACAAGCATCGGCGAGTATCTTGTTAAAGGGATAGCCAGCACGTTTGAAGCGCTGCTTGACTATGCCGGAGCGGGAATCGAGTTTGTATTTGGCGGCATTGCCAATGAAGGTGCAGGTCCGTTCTTCCTGAATGTCCTGTTGCCAATCGTGTTTATTTCCGCGTTGATTGGTATACTTCAATATATTAAGGTACTGCCGTTTATCGTAAGATATATCGGCCTCGTCTTGAGTAAAGTCAACGGCATGGGGAAGCTGGAGTCTTACAATGCGGTAGCTTCCGCGATCCTGGGGCAATCCGAGGTGTTTATCTCGGTCAAAAAACAGATCGCCTTAATTCCGAAGCACCGCATGTATACGCTCTGCGCTTCCGCGATGTCCACGGTATCGATGTCGATCGTCGGCGCATACATGACCATGATCGAGCCGCGGTATGTGGTGACCGCGCTTGTATTGAACCTGTTTGGCGGATTTATCATTGCTTCCATCGTCAATCCCTACAAGGTGGAGAAGGAAGAGGATATTCTGGAGGTGCAGGAGGAGGAGAAGCAATCCTTCTTCGAAATGCTGGGCGAATACATCATGGATGGTTTCAAGGTCGCGATTACCGTTGCGGCGATGCTCCTCGGCTTCGTTGCTTTGATCGCAATGATCAACGGCATTTTTGATATGATTTTCGGAATCACCTTCCAGGAGCTGTTAGGTTACATCTTTGCTCCATTCGCTTTTGTGATGGGCGTGCCTTGGAAAGAGGCGGTGGATGCAGGCAGCATCATGGCTACCAAGCTGGTATCGAATGAGTTCGTCGCGATGCTTGATCTGGCCAACTTCACGAATATGTCCGAACGAACCGTAGGTATCGTATCGGTATTCCTGGTGTCCTTCGCCAACTTCTCCTCGATCGGCATCATTGCCGGCGCGGTCAAAGGCCTGAACGAGAAGCAGGGGAACGTGGTGGCCCGCTTTGGCCTTAAGCTTCTGTACGGCGCGACGCTGGTGAGCGTGCTGTCGGCTACGATTACCGGACTGTTCCTGTAAGCCTGGCAGGAAGGGAACTACTGCAAGCGAGCCTTATGGATAAGTTTGATTTAACAACTCATATATGAGGGGGAGCAATGGATATGGAACGTTTTGACCGAATTCACTTGATCGTATTGGACTCCGTTGGCATCGGGGAAGCACCGGATGCGGCTGATTTCGACGACATCGGCTCCGACACGCTGGGGCATATCGCCCGCGAATGCGGCGGGCTGAACATGCCGAACATGGCAGCGCTCGGGCTATCCAACATCCGGGAGATCGAGGGCGTCCCTGCAACGGATCAACCTCGGGCTTACTATACGAAAATGCAGGAAGCTTCGAATGGCAAAGACACCATGACAGGCCATTGGGAGATCATGGGCTTGTATATCGATACGCCATTCCGCGTGTTCCCGAACGGGTTCCCGGACGAGCTGATTCAGCGCATCGAAGAGAAAACCGGACGGAAGGTCATCGGCAACAAGCCGGCCAGCGGAACGGAGATTATCGAGGAGCTTGGCGAAGAGCATGTAAAAACAGGGGCTTTGATCATCTATACCTCTGCCGATTCCGTGCTTCAAATCGCTGCTCATGAAGATGTGGTTCCTCTCAAGGAGCTGTACGAAATCTGCGAGTTCTGCCGCGAAATCACGCTGGAAGATCCGTATATGCTCGGCCGGATCATCGCCCGTCCTTTTATTGGCGAGGCGGGGAGCTTCAAGCGTACGGCGAATCGGCATGACTATGCCTTGAAGCCTTTCGGACGTACGACGATGAACGAGATGAAGGATGCCGGTCTTGACGTCATCGCCCTCGGTAAAATCTCCGATATTTACGACGGGGAAGGCATTACGAAGGCAGTCAGAACCGTATCGAACATGGACGGCATGGATAAAATGGTGCAAACCCTGGATGAATCCTTCAAGGGGTTGAGCTTCCTGAATCTCGTGGATTTCGATGCCGTCTACGGACACCGCCGCGACCCGAAAGGATACGGCCAAGCGCTGGAGGATTACGATCGGCGCCTGCCGGAGGTATTCGAGAAAATGACGGAGAACGATCTCCTGATCATCACGGCCGACCACGGGAATGATCCTACTTACAAGGGCACGGACCATACGCGAGAATACGTGCCGCTGCTTGTATATTCCCCTCGCTTTGCGGAAGGCAAGGAACTGCCGGTTCGCAAGACCTTTGCCGACATCGGCGCCACGGTTGCCGACAACTTCGGCGTGAAGCTGCCGGAGCACGGAACCAGCTTTTTGAATGACTTGAAATAATCGAACAAGTGGAGGAATGGGACATGAGTACACATATTGGAGCGAAACCGGGAGATATCGCGGAGTCGATTCTGCTGCCAGGCGACCCGCTGCGAGCTAAATTCATTGCCGAGACGTATTTGGAGGACGTGACCTGCTACAACGAAGTGCGGGGGATGCTCGGATTTACGGGAACCTATAAAGGAAAACGCATTTCCGTGCAGGGTTCGGGTATGGGCGTGCCTTCCATCGGGATCTATGTCAATGAACTCATTCGGGAATATGGCGTCAAAAACCTGTTCCGCGTCGGAACCTGCGGCGCGATGCAGGAGCACGTCCGGGTGCGCGACGTCATCCTGGCCCAGGCGGCTTGCTCGGATTCCGGCATGAACCGTCACCACTTCAACGGTTATGATTTCTCCCCGATTGCCAGCTTCCCGCTGCTTCTCGGCGCGTATGAGCGTGGCAAGGAGAAAGGCCTGAAGATGCATGTCGGCAACGTGTTCACGTCCGATGTGTTCTACCGCGAGGACAAATCCGTGGTGGAGAAGCTGATGCAGCATGGCGTGCTCGGCGTGGAAATGGAGACGACGGCGCTCTACACGATCGCGGCACGATTCGGCGTGAATGCCCTGACGATCCTGACCGTGAGCGATCACTTGCTCACAGGGGAAGAGACTTCTTCCGAGGAGCGGCAAACGACGTTTAACGAGATGATGGAAGTCGCGCTGGATACGGCGATTTCATTGTAAGGAAACTGCCCTGAGCGCAGAAGGCGGAATTGTTTTGGAGAAGCGACCAGGTCGCCTTTGCCCACGGATTCCAATAATAAGGAGTCTGGGGGCAGCGGCGATCAGAAGAACAGTCCGTATTTGTAGTGATTCCCGTGAAAGGAATACAATCATCGCAAACAGTGAGGAGAATGTACGATGAGAATGGTTGATTTAATTGCGAAGAAACGCGACGGCAAGGAACTGACAACAGAAGAGATCAATTTCTTTATCGACGGATATACCAAGGGAGATATTCCCGACTATCAGGTGAGCGCCATGAACATGGCGATTTATTTCCAGGACATGTCCGACCGGGAGCGGGCGGACTTGACGATGGCGATGGTAAACTCCGGCGAAACGATTGATCTGTCCGCAATTGAGGGGATCAAGGTCGATAAGCATTCCACCGGGGGCGTAGGCGACACGACGACGCTGGTGCTGGCTCCGCTCGTGGCAGCTCTGGATATTCCGGTAGCGAAGATGTCCGGACGCGGCCTCGGCCATACCGGAGGAACGATCGACAAGCTGGAATCCATCGAAGGCTTCCATGTGGAGATCAGCAAAGACGAATTTGTGAACCTTGTGAATCAACATAAAATCGCCGTCATCGGTCAAACCGGAAACCTCACGCCGGCGGACAAAAAACTGTACGCGCTCCGGGATGTGACGGCCACCGTCAATTCCATTCCGCTGATTGCAAGCTCGATCATGAGCAAGAAGATTGCCGCCGGTTCGGATGCGATTGTGCTGGACGTTAAAACCGGCGCTGGCGCGTTCATGAAAACGGTGGAGGATGCCAAGGAACTGGCACACGCCATGGTCAGCATCGGCAACAACGTCGGCCGTAAAACGATGGCGGTCATCTCCGATATGAGCCAACCGCTTGGGGCCGCGATCGGCAATTCGCTGGAAGTGCAGGAAGCGATCGATGCGCTTCGCGGCGAGGGTCCGAAGGATCTGGAAGAGCTGTGCCTGGCGCTGGGCAGACAGATGGTGTATCTGGCCCGGAAGGCCGACTCGCTCGAAGATGCCGAAGAGAAGCTAAAAGAGGTGATTCGCAACGGCAAGGCACTGGAGAAGTTCAAGGAATTCATCCAGAACCAGGGCGGAGATTCGTCCGTGGTGGATCATCCTGACCGTCTGCCGAAGGCACAGTATCTCATTGAGCTTCCCGCGCAGCAGGACGGCGTTGTCGCCGAGCTGGTAGCGGATGAGATCGGTACGGCGGCGATGCTGCTCGGGGCCGGCCGCGCGACGAAGGAATCTGAAATTGATTTGGCGGTAGGCCTGATGCTGAACAAGAAGGTCGGCGATGCCGTGAAGAAGGGGGATTCCCTTGTCACGATCCATGCCAACCGCGAGAACGTGGACGACGTGAAGCAGAAGCTGTATGAAAGCATTCGAATCGCTGATCATGCAGATGCGCCTATATTGATCTATGACATCGTGACGGAATAAGGTGAATCCCGATCCGAAGCGAGCCATTAAACGCTGGCGCTGTTTGGAATGAGTGCCTCGTACGCTGTCCGGAATGAGTACCTCGTACCCCGTGCGCTGCCTCTTCCCCCGTGCCTGCGCCGATATGCAAACCTGCCCTCGAAAGTTATCTGAACGAGGGCAGTTTTTTTTGGCGGTCATCGTCATAAACGGGGGATGAACCCTCATAGGATGGTAATGGGGAAAACGTAAGGCATTTAACGGGAGAGGGAGATGCGTAGTCCGGCAAGAGCCATCCTGCCATTCAAGGAGGCTTTTGGCCATGACCATCGATCAGTTGATTGCTTTGCTGGCACTTATCGTTATGATCATTGGGCTTGCGGTGAAGAAGGAGTCTTAACCGATGAGTCCGAAAAGGGCTGCTGCTAAGTAGAAATTCTACGGATGCGGCGGTCTTTTTCTTTTTGATAGGTTGATAGGATTCGCTATAAGTCATATACTTAGATTGCAATGTTCTCCATTATTCATCATTCATTGGGAGGAAACCATGCTCTATTTTGCAGCGTTTGTCATATCCATGGTGCTGGTGTTGGTATTGATTCCGCCATTTCGCAAACTTGCGATCAAGATTGATTTTGTGGACAAGCCAAGGCCGGACAGCGAGCGGAAAATACACCGCGAGCCGATACCGCTGACGGCGGGAGTCGCCATATTCATCGGATTTTTCATCACTTATTTTGCGCTTACAGGTACCATCTCAAGGGAAGTGGTAGGTATCTTTATCGGTAGTGCGTTGATTCTTGGGATCGGCCTCGTGGACGATTGGTATAAGTCCCAGGGCAAGGAGCTGGCTTCGCTGCCGAAGCTCATTGTACAGGTCAGCGCAGCCGTCGTTGTATACAGCTACGGCATCGCGTTCGAAGGATTCAACAATCCGTTTACGGGTCACTATATTAACTTGCCGGAATGGCTGCAGCTGATCTTAACGATTCTGTGGATCTTCGGCGTTACGACGGTTATTAACTTCTCGGACGGCATCGACGGGCTGGCAGGAGGGCTCTCCGCCATATCCGGAGGTACGCTGTTTGTTGTCGCGATTACGATGGGCCGAGGCGAATCCGCCTTGCTCGCCGTCATACTCGTAGGAGCCGCGCTGGGATATTTAAGGTACAACAAGCCGCCGGCCAGAGTGTTCATGGGGGATGCCGGCGCTACCTTCCTCGGGTTCATCCTTGGGATTATTGCTCTGGACGGCGCGTTTAAGGGTGCAACCCTGGCGTCCTTGTTCGTTCCCATCTTTGCGCTGGGCGTGCCGATCTTCGATAATATCATCGTGGTCATCCGCCGAATGCTTCAATCCAAGCCGATCTATCAGGCCGATGCTTCCCAGGCCCATTATCGTTTGCTGGCAACGGGGCTCAACCAGAAGCAGACGCTGGTATTCCTATGCCTGCTGAACCTGTGCTTCGGACTGGCTGCGATCATACTCGCCATGAACGGCGGCGCTTGAGGCGTATAAGCCTGGCATAAGCTTTCTTCAGTACGTAATTGAAGTCTCGTCTCCAGATCGATGTTGGTGGCGGGACTTTTTTTTTAGAGATAAGAAAGTATAAACTTCGGAGGCTTACCATCCTTGTCTCGCAAGAAAAACTTCCGCTAATTGCGGTCTGTCTTCTGAGAAAGTCGTCGATAGACGTTTTTGTTATAGATATAGAATTTATAAGTTATCAGCTACGCTGATGAAATTCTATATCGCAAGAAAAACTTCCGCTAAATGCGGTCTGTCTTCTGAGAAAGTACGTCGATAGACGTTTTTCTTATTACAATGGTAGAAGGATACGAACAGGAGGTCAGCGGGATGAATGACATGACAGGAAAGATCGTCATCGTAACAGGAGCCAACTCCGGCATGGGCCTGGCAACGACGTCGGAGCTGGCAAAAGGCGGAGCGCACGTGATTATGGCCTGCCGTAGTCGGGCCAGGGGCGAAGAGGCTCTTCGCCAGGCGCAGCAGGAGAGCGGCAGCTCGAACATCGAGCTGATGTCGCTGGATTTGGGGTCTTTTGACAGCATTAGGGCATTTGCTTCCGAATATAAGGCCAAATACGAGCAGCTTGACGTTCTGGTGAATAACGCCGGCGTGGTCACCATTCAGCGGGAACTGACGAAGGACGGATTCGAAGCGATGATCGGAGTCAACCATCTGGGGCATTTTTTGCTAACGAACGAGCTGCTGGAGCCCCTTCAGCGTGCCAGGCAGGGGAGGGTCGTGAACGTTTCCTCCGGAGCGCACAAGGTGGGCAGCATCCACTTCGATGATCCGAATCTTGGGAAGGGCTTCAATGTGGCCAAGGGTTACGCGCAGTCCAAACTGGCTAACATTTTATTCACCAAAGAGCTGGCCCGCAGGCTGCAGCCGACAAGGATAACGGTTAATGCGCTTCATCCGGGCGCCGTCAGCACCAGCATCGGCGTGAACCGGGATACAGGCTTCGGCAAAGCCGTTCATAAGCTGCTTCGTCCCTTCTTCTTAACCCCGCTCGAAGGAGCCCGGACAGCGATTTACCTGGCATCAAGCCCAGAAGTGGAGCATGTGTCAGGGGAATACTACGTCAAATGCAAACCGGCCAAAACGACCGAGAAGGCAAGGGATCCGAAGCTGGCTGCGCGCCTGTGGGAATGGAGCGAACAACAGGTCGGCCGGGCATCGGACAAGGAGTGATGAACCCACGGTTGTTTACAAGAAGTCCAGGTTTCGCGAGGGGCTGAAGCCTAACGATCCGATGGGGCAGAACGGGCATCCATGAACGATGAAACCCGTCGGCCCATCAATAAGATGACGTCTATCGGTACATAAAGGTCCAAGGCTGGCAAACAAATAAA
Proteins encoded:
- a CDS encoding NupC/NupG family nucleoside CNT transporter; its protein translation is MKFLIAILGLLVVFGLAFLISNDKRNIRYRPLAVMIVLQLILGFVLLNTSIGEYLVKGIASTFEALLDYAGAGIEFVFGGIANEGAGPFFLNVLLPIVFISALIGILQYIKVLPFIVRYIGLVLSKVNGMGKLESYNAVASAILGQSEVFISVKKQIALIPKHRMYTLCASAMSTVSMSIVGAYMTMIEPRYVVTALVLNLFGGFIIASIVNPYKVEKEEDILEVQEEEKQSFFEMLGEYIMDGFKVAITVAAMLLGFVALIAMINGIFDMIFGITFQELLGYIFAPFAFVMGVPWKEAVDAGSIMATKLVSNEFVAMLDLANFTNMSERTVGIVSVFLVSFANFSSIGIIAGAVKGLNEKQGNVVARFGLKLLYGATLVSVLSATITGLFL
- a CDS encoding MraY family glycosyltransferase: MLYFAAFVISMVLVLVLIPPFRKLAIKIDFVDKPRPDSERKIHREPIPLTAGVAIFIGFFITYFALTGTISREVVGIFIGSALILGIGLVDDWYKSQGKELASLPKLIVQVSAAVVVYSYGIAFEGFNNPFTGHYINLPEWLQLILTILWIFGVTTVINFSDGIDGLAGGLSAISGGTLFVVAITMGRGESALLAVILVGAALGYLRYNKPPARVFMGDAGATFLGFILGIIALDGAFKGATLASLFVPIFALGVPIFDNIIVVIRRMLQSKPIYQADASQAHYRLLATGLNQKQTLVFLCLLNLCFGLAAIILAMNGGA
- the deoD gene encoding purine-nucleoside phosphorylase, coding for MSTHIGAKPGDIAESILLPGDPLRAKFIAETYLEDVTCYNEVRGMLGFTGTYKGKRISVQGSGMGVPSIGIYVNELIREYGVKNLFRVGTCGAMQEHVRVRDVILAQAACSDSGMNRHHFNGYDFSPIASFPLLLGAYERGKEKGLKMHVGNVFTSDVFYREDKSVVEKLMQHGVLGVEMETTALYTIAARFGVNALTILTVSDHLLTGEETSSEERQTTFNEMMEVALDTAISL
- a CDS encoding SDR family oxidoreductase, translated to MNDMTGKIVIVTGANSGMGLATTSELAKGGAHVIMACRSRARGEEALRQAQQESGSSNIELMSLDLGSFDSIRAFASEYKAKYEQLDVLVNNAGVVTIQRELTKDGFEAMIGVNHLGHFLLTNELLEPLQRARQGRVVNVSSGAHKVGSIHFDDPNLGKGFNVAKGYAQSKLANILFTKELARRLQPTRITVNALHPGAVSTSIGVNRDTGFGKAVHKLLRPFFLTPLEGARTAIYLASSPEVEHVSGEYYVKCKPAKTTEKARDPKLAARLWEWSEQQVGRASDKE
- the deoB gene encoding phosphopentomutase, which produces MERFDRIHLIVLDSVGIGEAPDAADFDDIGSDTLGHIARECGGLNMPNMAALGLSNIREIEGVPATDQPRAYYTKMQEASNGKDTMTGHWEIMGLYIDTPFRVFPNGFPDELIQRIEEKTGRKVIGNKPASGTEIIEELGEEHVKTGALIIYTSADSVLQIAAHEDVVPLKELYEICEFCREITLEDPYMLGRIIARPFIGEAGSFKRTANRHDYALKPFGRTTMNEMKDAGLDVIALGKISDIYDGEGITKAVRTVSNMDGMDKMVQTLDESFKGLSFLNLVDFDAVYGHRRDPKGYGQALEDYDRRLPEVFEKMTENDLLIITADHGNDPTYKGTDHTREYVPLLVYSPRFAEGKELPVRKTFADIGATVADNFGVKLPEHGTSFLNDLK
- a CDS encoding pyrimidine-nucleoside phosphorylase, whose product is MRMVDLIAKKRDGKELTTEEINFFIDGYTKGDIPDYQVSAMNMAIYFQDMSDRERADLTMAMVNSGETIDLSAIEGIKVDKHSTGGVGDTTTLVLAPLVAALDIPVAKMSGRGLGHTGGTIDKLESIEGFHVEISKDEFVNLVNQHKIAVIGQTGNLTPADKKLYALRDVTATVNSIPLIASSIMSKKIAAGSDAIVLDVKTGAGAFMKTVEDAKELAHAMVSIGNNVGRKTMAVISDMSQPLGAAIGNSLEVQEAIDALRGEGPKDLEELCLALGRQMVYLARKADSLEDAEEKLKEVIRNGKALEKFKEFIQNQGGDSSVVDHPDRLPKAQYLIELPAQQDGVVAELVADEIGTAAMLLGAGRATKESEIDLAVGLMLNKKVGDAVKKGDSLVTIHANRENVDDVKQKLYESIRIADHADAPILIYDIVTE